The DNA region caaGGGTATAAGTCTGGCCAGTGAGCTTTTTAGTCAATCAGACTGGCCAATCCTCTCTTTTTATCTCTCTGTGAAGAAGAGTACAAAACAGAAGAATCACCAATTACGGGCATTAATTATGCCGCCAAGTCCACACCTGTAAACCCAGCCACGTTGTGAACAAATCAATGAAGACTGGAACGTCAAATTCCAGaccttaaaagatagttgaGAGGAGTATTAAATATCCTTTAAAGCCTAAGGGTTTGGTCACAGTCTCTACATAGCGTGCCAGTTCCCGCGCCTATctcacaccatcaccaccccattAAAATTCAGTCCTCCCACCTTCGCACCGTCTATCTCCATACCCCTCCTCAATGCTTCTTgtcctctttctcctccgccctcctcaccaagaTATCAAATCTCTTAAATGCCATCCCACCCTCAATGAAGcaactccccatccacaaccaccaaaccccacTCCCCCTTTCCACACCAAATTTGCTCAGTCTACTTCTCTCCAACCAAGCCGCCTCGGAGATATGAATCACAATCACCGGCCAAAAAATCGTCTTTGTCAACCACATCCATCCTTGATGGCCCCCAAACGGCCAAAACGCATCCAGAATCCACTCCCGCCcgtccagcacctccaactTCACAGTTGCCACAAAGTTAAAATAATAAAACAGCAccgccaagaagatgaccCAGTCGAATGGTCGGGGAGGCATAtactccctcaccacaacccccttctcctccttgccgtcctCTTCCGCGGGGGCCTCGAGACCGAGACCGACCCTGGCTTGGTGGGTCATGTCGACAAGCTTGACGCGGCGTTCGGCCCAGTTGGCGAGTTCAGGCTCGAACTTGATGTAGTGCGTCCTTCCAGTGTGAGGTGTCTTCACAGTCATGAACTGGAGGTTGATGTCCACCATTTCCGGGTCGCGGGCCTCATAGTCGTTGAGATTGTTGAAGTGCTGGAGGATGTGCTGGAGGTCGAGGCGGTGGTCGTTGTTCATGTGGGAGATGGTGCGGACTTTTTGGGAGACGGGAATGAGCTCTTCGTCGGCCATTTTGGCGTTTTGCTTCTTGCCCAACTCGAATCTAAAATTGGTAGAGGTGGGTGTGAATCTCAGGGAGACAGAGGGCGGAAATGACAGACCGACGTTGAGTTTGAGATGGGCTGCCAAGGCGGGCTGAGCCGAGTGGTGGGGCATTGGAGACGCAAGGGAGTTCGTCTGATAAGATaaccccgccatcaccaccccatcgTCGTTCCTTCCCCCAGTTGATATGTGCACCTTCCCACACTCAACCcttgctccttcccaacaAGCAGAACCACGGTATATATATTAGGTCGACCATGTaccttccaacagcagctctgAAATCTTGATCAGGGCGCCACTTGTTGGTCAGGACAAAtggtcaaggtggaggagctgctgttggcccccccccccgccggGGGCTTGCAACCGATAGCCCCCGAGTTCGATCCGAAGCAAAACCACCCGGTTTTCGCAGCcggccacctccctcagacaactgagggggttggccggtgagctttttgacctttttctctctcccgcCATTCGACATCCTCTATGTAATCTTGGACTACTCAACCAGCTCAGTTATTTTGATGTTGCCCTTCGACTTTTGAAGTAGTGGGATGCTCTTCATAATTTGTTATTATTACAAGTAGATCGCCATTCCCAAAATACACACCCGGCAATTAGCACATACAAACGAAATCGTACGTGTTCAACGCAGCGTGGTATCTTCCTCATTCTATTCAAGCCAAACCAGACAAGCCATATATTCCCAGGCAAAACGAATCTTTATACATCGCGACTTGACTGGAAAACCATCTTAAACCCTCATATAATACACACCACTCAATCCTAGCCCCTCTCCGAACCTGACCGTTTCTTGCTCCGTCCACCCAACAtactatcctcctcctcctcatagCCCCCACTTCCACTCCCACTCCTACTACCATTCCCACTTTCATTCatactccccctccaccaaacgCCACCaacactcccactcccactcccactcccactcccactcctttGCCAATCCCAActctcccatcctccagTCGTACTCTCCTCCCAACTAAAAGTCAACATACTATTCCCCGACCCCTCTGAATCATAACTCCAGTTATTCGACAACCTACTCCCCTGACTCCCCTGCGACCTCGGTCCAATCCCCTGCCAATTACTACCACTATACGTCAAAACCTCATCAATACTCGGCATATGACTCAATCTCTGCCCCCCTACTCCCCCAGCCCCCGCCAAAACAGCCTTATTCATAAACGGCCACCCTAGGTCACTAATATCCACCCCCTGCTCAAAGTCACTTTCGCTTCCAACAACAGTACTATTCCCAACACTAACATCACTCCACggcctcctcaacccctcctcttgCAACCCCCCGTTGCCCCCCGCCATCACATCCTCCAGTTCAGCTTTACCTccatccaaaacctccaaTCCCCTGCCCCTTTCCACATCATCCCCTCTCCCTTTTTCagtatcctcctccccaaccctaaTAGAACTAATCCTACTCACGCTACTAATCCTCTTCAGATGAGGCGGCATAGTATGCCGGCTCGCCACAAAAGTACTCGTGTTCCCAAAACTTGACGTGGTTCCTCTCGACGCCATGTCCCTcgaccaaccaccaccaccaccaccacccaacaacccgccgccgccccccctgcccctcctaCCCAGCAGCACCCTAATCGCAGGAAGAGAAGTAACAATAATGCtaacccccacctccaacccagtCCAGATCAACGCATTCGTATAATCCCACGTCGGATTAACACTATCCCCAAAATCATACAAAGCCCACAACCTCACACAGCTCGTAATAAGCGCAAAAATCCCAAGCGAGAACATAACGATGATGCAGATTTTGGACCGGACATTCACATTTAGTTTGATCAACAGCGGAAGCGGCATGACAAGGATGACAATGTCCTGCGCGATGCTGAACGCGGCGGTGGTGTACCCCAGCGCGTTGATATCGAGGCAGGAAAAGGGGCCGAATTCACCTTTTCGCCAGCCTTCCcagatgaaggagatgggggcGCACTGGAAGATTTGACAGAAAACAAAGATCAGGCCCGAGAGGCCGACCCAGGTCATGACgacgagggtgatggtgcggAAGTGGAGTTGGGGGAAGATGCGGAGGTAGAAGCAGAGGATAGAGATTTTGGTGAGGGCTAGGATGACGAGGTAGAAAGTTTCGGCCATGTAGAAGAGCTGTTTTCCCTCACGGTGTCAGCTTGATGTGGGGTCGTGGAATTGAAAGGAGGTAACATACCTTGAGGGCGGTGCCGAGGGCGTTGGCGTCGACGGTCCAGATGTCCACTCCGaaggcggcgccggcggcggtgcaGCCTACGGCTTCGAAACCGATGTAGAGTCCCTTTTTTGTTTTATCAATCATGAGGGAATGGACAACGAaacggaggggggggatgtttACCACAACAATCATCATAACCCAATCGTCCACCTCGAATTTCCcgcccatccaccaccgtGAGTACAACCGGAGCAAAACACACACCAAAGCCAGTATCTCAACCGACAGCGGCACCAGCAGGTGTATCTTTCGGGATCGTTGAGGCTTCCCGCAGGCTTCCCAGGCGCCGCGGGCAgtctcttgttgttgtcagtGCGAGCACGAGCGAGCAGCGACGTATCAGCCGAGCCAAAcaaaagaagccaaagtgAACAAAACACTagaaaggggaagaaaacTAACCAATACCCTCCTCCATCGTACACCGCCTCCTTACAcaccccaacaccctcgtaTAATgaccctcatcatccgagCACAAGCACAcctgatcctcctcccccatccctctctTCCCATCCAGACACTCTTTCGTCACATTAGTAAGctccaccacacaacccagCGCGCACAAGGGTATGTTCTCGCTCAGCTGAGCGATCAggtctgttgttgttgttgttgttgttgttgttgttgttgttgttgttgtgttgggtggtgataagtcttggggttgttgtccAGAGACAACAATATCTGTCTGTGAGAGGAAGTTCGATGGTGGAAGGGGCCGGGGTGGTGCTGATATTGGGAGGAGTTGATGGAGTAATGCTCGTGGTAGGGACTGCGGCGGGGGTTCCTGTTGAGGGAAAAAAGAATGTGGGAGAAACTGGGGGGTTGCTTCGCTGGGGGCCGGGAGGATAAGAAACGTTAGTAATAGAAAAGAGGAGGGTATTGAAAGcaagggagaggttggtagTGGTTTCATCTTggatacctaggtaggtatgtccAGTCGTTAGCCTTTACATGAAAAGGTTGAAGAACTTGGCCAAGAGAAAAAGACAGACAGTACGACGGCGAAAAAAACACAtgacagagagagagagagagagagaaagaaaagagctAGATTTGCCCAGCTGGGCACACACACCTCCAAAGTCATTCCCCATTACTAAGACACATCTATCGATGACTTCAGGGGCGGTCGAGTTACCCCTTAGTGTGGCCTGTCCGGTCGTTTTCAAGGCCAAAATGCAGTCTGACAAGTGCTAGTTGAGCACattggtgtttttgttgaCGTTGGGCTCTTCCGCGGAGGGTGAGCTGATATTAACACACTGGTGAAAGCTTGATCCATGATAAGATGATGGGTGAGagaggtcatcatcatctttgccGTCCGACGATGCAAAGCATCCACAAGAGAATTTGGGGGATGAAGACACGAGGTCAGTGTGTAAGTCTAAGTCAACCTATCCCGTTGTCAGTGGAGTCCCCCAAACATCACCGCTCAAAACGACGTTCCTCAGCGAGTCATGCATCCCGTCCACACAgccccttccttcccttttCGGCAAGACGGCCCCTTCACCAAGTCCTCTGAATGGACAGACGCCCTCTCCACGCCAAGAAATCACCTCAATGCAACCGCAAGAAACCGTCAGCGACTTAGATGCAGCCAAAAgtatggtgatggtgtcatGTTAGCATCTTCTGTAGATTACCACTCCATAACAACTTTGTTTCCATACTATATATCCGTCAATGTACAATAAACGCCATGCATATAAAACCCTCACCTACATGCTACTTTTCGAATGAAACAAAACAACGCTTTTAGTCCATCAACTCGCACGCATATGCCGCCAAAAGATCCCACAATACAAAAGACAAGACATTCCCAATCCATTTTTTTTGTGGTATACCCTTCCCAGTCTCCCCAgtcctcatccctcccacATTAGACATTACGACCCCATCATCGCATCCCAATCCCAGGTCACCGTCCCACCGCCCCAAAGTTCATTGACACTATACCCGAGCTGTTCAAAGTTGACCGGGATCTCCCCCAGCGTGTCCGTGTTGGGGACCCACCAAGGATTTACTGGCATCTCCATaccgttgttgttgcttcCTGTCGCAATTCCATGCGGGTTCGGTTGcggctgtggttgttgttgaaaagGAGTCATCCCCTGCGGAAACGAGCCATTCGTCAGCCCCCGATCTCGCACGTTCCGGACATCCCGACCGAATCCCTGAATATGAGAAGTGGTATCCGACGGTGATGAAAATGAGGCACAGACCTTGTCTCTGGAAAAAGGGTCAAATGGTGCTGATGGGCCGCCTCCGGGAGGTGCAGAGAACGGTCCGTTATTGACCCTTCTGTGGCCTTGCGATGGCCCGTGTGTAACCGGCCCGCCACGTCCTGGCGTTGCCCCTACTAACGACGGACCAGGTTGAGAGCCCGTCGGCTGGCTCGAAACAGGCGGATCCTGTCCGGCCATCACTTTGTAGTGTAACGTCACGAACCTGTCCGCACTGGCTGCCTTTGCTTCCTGTGAGGTTTTGATCCCTAGGTGAGCCTCCAAAAGTCCAAAGGCAGCACACATAATGCTGTATCCCCAGGGCTCATTGTTCCCGCACCTCAAGATCCGGTCCTCCTTCATGGCCAGGCACTTCTCCAGGGCCTCCACCGTGTGCTTGCTGTTGATCATGATCATATTAGTTGACCCGCGTGGTTGGAGCATGGTGACACTGCAGAGATTGATCGCCAGTGTTAGACTGTCCTCACGGAGAAAGTTGAGTGTGCGAATGCCCTGCTGGAAAAGTTGGTCGTTGAGGAGAACCATATCCCTGGCGGCATTGTAGTAGATAATCTCCGAGTATTGGTACTTGGAGTTTTGTTTGCGAAGACGAAGGAAGGGCTGGTGCAGAGGTATGATGTATTGGCGAAGCTGGATGTGCAAAAGTGTATAGGCAAGCAAAGGCTTCTTCTGAGTTTGTTGTTCGTCCGTATCTTCATTGTCTGCATCGCTTACATCCCATGACGGGAGGGCATCAATCTCGCGGTTGATCTCATCGGTGTAGCGAACGACACGCGCATAGTCGAGATCTTCGGGAGGGCCGGTGAGCACCCGGCTCAGCTCCAGGCGAAGCGGCAAGCTCTGGCGACTGAGATGCTGATAGGAAGAGTACGTGTATGTAGTTGGAGGCTTTGAAGGAGGGAGCTCTTTCGTGTCCTCGTCaaactcgtcgtcgtcgatgttATGCGGCGGATTGACATCGTAGTGTAGAGTGCTCAAGATTGACGGCAGGCCGTGGTCAAAGGATGCTTGAAGATCGTAGCTCTGAATAGTCGCCCAGATTCTCCTCCGCATCTCCTGCTGGAAAGGGGTGATCTTGTCACTCCTCATGTGGCTGGGTTCCCGGTGCAAGCCGACAGAGATGGCGTCCTGTGTCATTGCGCCCGCATTTTTCCAAtatctcttcttcttcattgTGTTGACTCTCTTGGCAAGGTAGATGAGGCAGGCGATCTGATAGTGAATCAGGCGGCGATGCTTTTGGCTCTGAACTTCCTGCCAACGTTCAACAGCTTCGATCCATTTGATGGCATTGGCGTAAGAGATCGACACCATCTTTTCGAACTTGTGCGGTAACTTAGCAGCCAAACAGCTGGCAATGCCCATGATGGACAAGATCAAAGCCGTGAAGGCTGCATTACGAGTCTCGTTAGGGTCCCAGAACTTGGCATAATCCCTGCGGAAgctggggatgtggaggattCGGTGAATCTGCTCGAACTGGTCCAAGTAAATAGATACCATGTGATCAGCTTCCTCCTTGGAGGGAAGGAGAGCTTCCAGCGCAAGGTCTGGTTCACGGAACTTCCTGTCTCGGTCCTCGGCCCTCTTGTGGCGGTCCTTGTTCCGGCTGATCCGGTGTGGTCGAAGCCACTCCTCGGAGGTTTCTTTCATGAAAGGACACAGTCCAGTCAACTTCTCGTCGTTAGCCAACGCATTCCGAGCCaatggagaggaagaaagtAAAAGACCATCACATACTTCTTGGAAGGCCAGGAACGCGCTGTGGGGGCCAAAGTATCGCGTTTTGAACTCCTTGCCCCTGAAGAAGCGTAGCTCTTCTTTGTCGGCCGTTGTTGTCTGGACCCGCAGGAACTGTGGCAGCTCAGGTTCTTCCTTGTCTCTTTCGTCATCTTCGTGATGCTTCGGCTCAGGGGGTGAGTGGTCCTGAAGCGTACTGCCGTCGACAGAAGCGCCGCCCTGTTTAttggtgaggaggttccTCAGCTGGgcaacctccatctccaaccgACGGATCCTGTCAAGATCTCGGCCATCCTTGCGAAAGTAAGGCGACTCTCCTCCGGTACTTGGCAACGACAGTCGAGAGTCCAGACCCGTCAAGGCACCCTGGGAGAGGCCGAGCTTGTTCGGAGGTGCCAGGCCGGGCCGGGTCTCATACTCGCACTTGTCTGATGTACCGGACTGAAGACAGCGGGAGCATGGAAACTCCCGGTCACAGGACAACTTTCTTCGACGGCACTCGAGGCAGGAGAGCCGGACTCTCTGGCGTTTACGGGGCGGAGCGcgatcatcaccatcctcgtgGGCCTCGGTTCCGCCGGGGCTAACGCTTTGTTCACTCGGATCCGACCGGGGCATGGTGTTTCTCCCGGAGACGGAGGGGGCTATCGGCCGAAGGGAAGGttccaaacaaacaaacaaaacagacCCAGCCGCCACTGACGCTCGGCGCCGTTTTCCCTATCTAAGTTGCAGGCGATAAACAAGGAAGTGGGCTCGAGCATGCGAAACAGAGACAGCAACAAAACGGGCCAGTCGGCGATAAACGCTTTATCAATCAAATCTGATAAGAGAAACCTGTACTGTATGTAAGGTGAGAAAAGCAGCAAGCGAACACGACTGCCAAAACGAAACCTGCAGCAGTATAAATTTTCCCTCTCTCGCAAAACCAATGACTAATAACGAGGGCTTTGCTGGTTCAGTCGAAACGACAGGCGATGCTCAGAGAACAAGCAAAACAAATATCGAGTTAAAGATCTCGACGTCCACAGCCATTGAACGGGGGACTCGTcaactccttcctcttctgacTGTAGAGTTGGTGTGATGTGGTCGTGATCGTTGGTGATGCGTGTTGAGGAATAAGATTCTCGGAGATCCGACACTTTTCGCCGAGGCTGCCCCTCTTTCTGCCAGCTTCACCTGTTCATCCGATGATTGGCCGACTGAAGCAGAGAGGACTGTGCTTACATAAGGTCAGGATATTCTGTCAATGAGCAGGGAAGTCATCCTCCTGGACCTTGGGTATGAAgaaagatgggatgatgaCCTCGGAGGAAACATTGCAGCTTTGCAGTGAGTTTCTCTGACCATGTGGAAAGGTCGAAGTCTATGGATTTAAACCAGACTTTTCCAATTGCCTAACGAACCTTCATGTGACAACGGAACAAGACATTGTTCCGAAACTCTGAGGGTTAGGGGTGGATATGGACACTCAACAAAGCAAccacgacgatgaagacggAACTATTCACTGTGAGCAAGCCGCACACAAGGAACATTCGTTCTATTGGAGAACCAGACTTTGAATCAGACCCCCGATCAATCCGTCCCCATTGTCCCAGAACCACGGGACGGGCTGACCGACCAGCGACTTATTCGCAAGCTTAGAAGAGGCTTGGCAATGGTGTGGTGGGACAAAGACAGAGCTTGGGTCTGAAAGGCCACCGACGCCACCAAACGGTCTGGCTTGGCTCGGCGCACTAGACACGGTGCAACATCGACATTCGGGTTTTGTGGGATCGCAAATTCCAGTCGGGTTTGGGCACCTTCGAGAGACGCGATGGCGGTATGATAACATGCGCGCATTTTTTTGGATATTTTTGCTTGGATGCGCCTGCTGGGAGGCTGCACGCGCTGCCAGCTTAGTGCCGGGGAAGGCCTTTGATCGTTTGATCACGATATGGCTGGAGAATCAGGTTGGTCCAACAGTCCACACACAACCATTCCACATGTGCTCCATAACATGTTTACTGACCAGTATAATGGTACGTGTAGGACTATGCCAAGGTTGTCTTGGAGCCTAGCATCGCCGacttgaagaggaagggcaTCTTGCTCACGAGGTTCTATGCGcacacccatccatcccagccAAACTACCTGGCCGCCATCGGTGGGGATTATTGGGGCCTCGATCACGATGACATGGTTCATATCCCTGAGAACGTCTCGACAGTGGTGGACCTGCTGGATTACCGGAACATAAGCTGGGCAGGTTACTTTGAGGACATGCCCGGCCCGGGGTACATGGGGAACTATAGCGATGGACAGACTGGGAACGGCACATGGGACTATGTGAGGAAACACAAGTACGAACACGTGGAATcgggcttcttgatggagaATGCTAACCTCGTACCAGTCCATTTGTGTCGTATGAAAGCGTCATTATGGAGGGAGAGCGGCTGCTGGCCCTAGACTCCTTCCGTGCCTTCCAAAGGGCCTTCAAGGCAAAGGAGGTTCCCCAATTTGTGTTCATGACCCCCAACATGAGTACGTAttcttccatctcttcatcacccGCCGCGGTATAGATCAAAGACTGACATGGCGCAGTGAACGATGGCCACAACACGAGCAACAAGTTTGCTGCTGACTGGGCCCACAAGttccttcaacctcttctggATCCTAAAGCTTTCGACGAAAAGACGTTGATAATGCTTACGTATGATGAATCGGAAGATTACAGCCAGCCTAACCACATCGTCACTTTGCTTCTGGGAAGCGCAATTCCTCCAGCGCTCAAGGGAACAGAAGACAGCACCTTCTACACCCACTTCAGCTTGCTCTCGACCATCCAGAACAACTGGATGCTGCCCAATCTCGGCAGGTATGACGTTGGAGCAAATGTGTTTCAGTTTGTTGCAGATGCGTCTGGTtacaccaagaacaaggagcCTGCCAATGCAGCGTCAGTCAACAATTCAATATCATACCCGGGGTTTCTGCACACCGAGCCCACAAACAGACTGGACATCCCAATACCAAACGACAAATTGATTGGCGCCGGTGGGCTTCCGATCCTTGACAAGATCAAGCAGAAATGGGCCGGTGACAACAAGAAGGTGGGGAAGACGCCGTACGACGGCAGCGGGAATGTGCACGATGGCGACAACCCGCCAGTCTACAACCCTCCCAAGGCCAATTGATTAGATAATTGGATGCCCAGCATAAGTCTTCCCTTGCAGGTTGTGCTTCTCGTGTGTGCTCCGTGGCTCCTTCCATTTCTACACTTTCTCTGGCTCTTCACTCGATCGCTGTCATCGTTCCTTCCCTATGGCAGCACTGCTCTCCATGCCCCTTACAATTTTGGGAAGCTGCGGGTGCCAATGAAGGGCCTGCCGTGCGTCCATGTCATTCATCTTCGGACCTGAACTTCCATCAATCTCGCACACACTTCGGAAGGAAAGCTGCAAGTCGTCCGCAAGAGGGAGGCCCTGGTAATGGCCCCAAGGAACTCTGTTTGCTTCTGCCTCGGCGGGAACATCCCTTTCTGTGTttctcagcagccttctcgtATCTCTTGACATCTTCAGGCCTGCCATTCCATGCATGGCAACCTCTGGGAGACcagcccacaccaccaccaccgtttcTTGGAATACTTTGTAGATCCTACATCTTTGCATGCCCCCCGAGTTGGTGATGCCTGCTGGCCTGTCCGAATCACGTCGCAATCATGGCcgtcttctgctgctgcactTCGGCACGGTCGTCCAAAACACGGACAATCGCACCAAGAAGTCCTGAGCCTGTGTtaccttcaccaccaccccttgcTCGCCTCCCCGGACCCCTTACCCTGAATCCAGTCAATCCACTCTCGACTGAGACATCGCCCAGATCGCTCTCATCACTTCAGCCTTCGGTACCTGCCACCATCAGCCCCATCGAACCCATAGAGCTCGGCCAGTTGGTAGTCGAAGACTCGGACAGTGAAGATGAGCCTGACCATCCAGCACCCCACAATAAGagcaccagcaccctccACCTGGTCCGCACCCGTATCCGCCGTCACCTCTCCCAGGATTCGCTctcaaagaagaaggctcgGTCTGCAGTGGGCttcaccgaggaggagattcaGCGACGAGCCGAGCTGAAACGGCTTATGCACAAAAGAATCCAGGAGGAGCTCCGGAGTGAAGAAGGACAAAAATCCACACGGAGTGAAGTCTCCTCTGATCGACACCCTGGCAGTCCCAAGATTGACCTTCTTCCTGGCGGCGGACCGCGGGACAATATCgagtttgttgttgccgaTGACAGCAGGCCCAACTCACCCGGAATGAACAGTGAAGCACCGGATGCTGGTCAGACTGATCCCGAAGCTCTTGCACCGGTTGCCGCAAATTCCAAAACAGTTCGAGAACAAGGCTCCTTCCCAGAGAtgccagcatcaccagaTCTTGTGCCTCGGCGGTATCCAAGCACTAGCGAGACCTCATCAATTGCTTCCTGGCGGCTTTCTTACAGTGCAGGCCAGCTCGACGAACTGGCCAGCTACATTGACCGAGGAGAGCCATCGAGTCATGTAGATGCTGTGCACAGCTCCTCTGCGTCACACCCGGAATCCATCATTCGTCTTCCAACCTCGGGATTGGATCCACCACGCCCTGCCCATTCGTTGTCACGCTCACATTCGTCACCCGCCCGACCCGGCACGCAAGTTACTGAGACTGCATCCGTTGTAGAGCAGTCTCCATTGAGCGTCTGGCTGCGAAGTCAGGGCCTTCGATCTCgttcttcctcgcctgcaAGATCATCCGAACAAGACTTTGAGCAAGGTGCAAGTGTTCAGCAAGCCGAGGTGGTTTATCTCAGGAGATGGAGCTCTGTTCAAAATTCTGCCGTCCCAGAGGCTGAGAGTCAGAAGCCGGAAATAGTCCACCTCTACGACATGGATATTCATCGCCAGTTGGGAACTCAAACTTTCAACACACCAATGGATTCTCCAACACGATCCCGATCGATGAGAAACAGTGGTGCAAGCGGTTCCTGCGGTGCTCAAACTTCGGGAAGTACAATCCGTCCTTCTTCCGACCCTCCAAGCAAACCTCCAAGCAACAAGTCGACTTTCAGCCACTCTGAAGTTATCTTGGCTCCACACGACCCGAATAACCTGGGGACTAAATCATCGTCGGTGTACCCATCAGCTGGACAAAGTGTACAGTTGAGCGCAGGCGCGTCTACTCTTGATCTTCCGGCGACACTTGCCCCCCACGAGTTACCGCCAGCTTTTACTTTGCCAGGTTTCAAATGTGTGTGAGTCCCATGCTTGTGATTGGCAGTTGCTAACTCTGGACTGACAGGGCTCGATGCTGTGAATAATCCATACCTTGTAGGAGAACCGGTGGAAAGTTCCCACCGAACAACAGGAGAAAACTCGGCCAACAACAGTTTGCCACTTCTGGAAGGACGCTCAGAGCTCCACAGGTCTTCGACAGTTACAAAAGCCGATGCCTCGAGCAGGGTCCGCAAGGAGTCTCAACTGGATACGGTTGAAAAGAGTATCGGATATTTTCATCTTGGCCACGGTGCACCTGCACTTATCGTCAAGAGGTTCCGGAAGGAGGCAGACACACCTCCCCCGGAGCCGGTGAAACACTCTTTTCTGGCACGCCTTCATTTAACCATCCCTAGAAGAACCAAAATAAGCCCACGAAACTTTGACGGCGCGGTCACAGAACAAGAACAGGAGCAGGGGCAGGGACCGAACTGGGAGCCAGagccgtcaccaccaccgttgagACAT from Podospora pseudocomata strain CBS 415.72m chromosome 3, whole genome shotgun sequence includes:
- a CDS encoding hypothetical protein (EggNog:ENOG503P9FI) codes for the protein MAVFCCCTSARSSKTRTIAPRSPEPVLPSPPPLARLPGPLTLNPVNPLSTETSPRSLSSLQPSVPATISPIEPIELGQLVVEDSDSEDEPDHPAPHNKSTSTLHLVRTRIRRHLSQDSLSKKKARSAVGFTEEEIQRRAELKRLMHKRIQEELRSEEGQKSTRSEVSSDRHPGSPKIDLLPGGGPRDNIEFVVADDSRPNSPGMNSEAPDAGQTDPEALAPVAANSKTVREQGSFPEMPASPDLVPRRYPSTSETSSIASWRLSYSAGQLDELASYIDRGEPSSHVDAVHSSSASHPESIIRLPTSGLDPPRPAHSLSRSHSSPARPGTQVTETASVVEQSPLSVWLRSQGLRSRSSSPARSSEQDFEQGASVQQAEVVYLRRWSSVQNSAVPEAESQKPEIVHLYDMDIHRQLGTQTFNTPMDSPTRSRSMRNSGASGSCGAQTSGSTIRPSSDPPSKPPSNKSTFSHSEVILAPHDPNNLGTKSSSVYPSAGQSVQLSAGASTLDLPATLAPHELPPAFTLPGFKWLDAVNNPYLVGEPVESSHRTTGENSANNSLPLLEGRSELHRSSTVTKADASSRVRKESQLDTVEKSIGYFHLGHGAPALIVKRFRKEADTPPPEPVKHSFLARLHLTIPRRTKISPRNFDGAVTEQEQEQGQGPNWEPEPSPPPLRHCPGVKRGRPDSWGTAITSLYHPLTPILSEYEGSADDLWRLGIRDESPKQQTESRGIKAHRRGSSFPESLNKRLQAVADSEHSGSSSGYMGVPSTDPSCRFSSAPGSPVSHTTDCGLSSIAETTETPKRSSSTGLQSPIYDAFRTHYPARSSDFTRDCPRSPLAQTGSRLRDSSTPGDQSTCVTPELVVDHPEIVIEAARQPHKNDSRLTLKSSTQSFSGKFGKAIKSSFGKLVPHRGPSNSTGSKSLESLKRRGSGARAEVVKLQKSQDVGVSCRGPKYWQTNTPKRGRTISLSTRMATLLHSDSNPEEEKRQHPSHHQLRHRAPLCALPINTPIRDRQASSSADNSKDSSTTAEKFITPFSSFYHSNNDTASFHSCHDKGDTTDINSIKSDSTLAHRLHIASAPHLSAPPAGAAKFQTWSGRERSRPLITVQSMEQMRLRRVNTVVRVV